In Xylanibacter ruminicola 23, a single genomic region encodes these proteins:
- a CDS encoding rhomboid family intramembrane serine protease, with translation MFRIPTITKNLLIINLIAFLATVVLQLRGIDLADIGGLHFFMANDFHLYQFVTYLFLHANFMHILSNMFGLWMFGCVIENVWGPKKFLFYYITCGIGAGFLQEIAQLGQFYMTINAQDPTVTFGEIFAIGQQLSSQLNAWTTIGASGAVYAVILAFGMTFPNERLFIIPFPFPIKAKWFVLGYVAIEFFSALGTSGDGVAHTAHLGGMLFGFLMIRYWNRHPNSGFDRGRGMQFFDNLKRNFEQRQHHQGSGYSNPNMHVNRGGGSKEDDMEYNARKRQNQEEIDAILDKIRKSGYDSLTKEEKKKLFDASNQS, from the coding sequence ATGTTCCGCATACCAACCATCACAAAGAATCTGCTTATCATTAACCTGATAGCATTCTTAGCCACGGTAGTACTACAACTGCGTGGTATCGATCTGGCCGACATCGGTGGCCTGCATTTCTTCATGGCCAACGATTTCCACCTGTATCAGTTTGTCACCTACCTGTTCCTGCATGCCAACTTCATGCATATTCTCAGTAATATGTTCGGCTTATGGATGTTTGGTTGTGTGATAGAAAATGTATGGGGCCCCAAGAAATTCCTTTTTTATTACATTACTTGTGGTATAGGTGCCGGATTCCTGCAGGAAATCGCGCAATTGGGCCAGTTCTATATGACCATTAACGCACAAGACCCGACAGTAACTTTTGGCGAGATATTTGCCATCGGTCAGCAACTGAGCAGTCAGCTCAACGCCTGGACCACCATTGGCGCCTCTGGTGCCGTTTATGCCGTGATCTTAGCGTTCGGTATGACATTCCCCAACGAGCGTCTCTTTATCATCCCATTCCCATTCCCCATCAAAGCCAAATGGTTTGTATTGGGTTATGTAGCTATCGAGTTCTTCTCGGCATTAGGAACCAGTGGCGATGGCGTAGCACACACAGCCCACTTAGGTGGTATGCTGTTCGGATTCCTGATGATTCGTTATTGGAACCGTCATCCCAACTCCGGCTTCGACCGTGGTCGCGGTATGCAGTTCTTCGACAACCTGAAGCGCAACTTTGAACAGCGCCAACACCATCAGGGCAGCGGGTACAGCAATCCCAACATGCACGTAAACAGAGGTGGCGGTTCGAAAGAAGATGATATGGAGTATAATGCCCGTAAGCGCCAGAACCAGGAAGAGATAGATGCCATTCTTGATAAAATCCGCAAGAGTGGCTACGACAGTCTGACAAAAGAAGAGAAGAAAAAACTCTTCGATGCAAGCAACCAATCATGA
- a CDS encoding endonuclease/exonuclease/phosphatase family protein: MIKQLKTITVNLIAGANVATVLLMILAGYADRINPVEHPMLSCMGMAFPGFLIANLLFLFFWLTFKWKKAWIPVVGYVIVYGPITLYMPLHISQTPPEGTIKLISYNVCQYGGNYKYEQGFEKVHEYLTEQDADIVCLQEDVDTWRRYVKQWYEKIYPYNDTTIFNPQDACINGVGIHTKYPIIRKERIPYESSGNGSVAYFLQVGNDTVLVINNHLEGTHLSNEDRDKYKQMISGKMKKYTAKAETLFLIEKLGKYAAKRAPEAEAVHDYIEAHRHYPIIVCGDFNDNPISYSRRTIAQGLTDCYQETGKGIGLSYNQKGFFVRIDHILVSDHFEPYNCHIDSKMDASDHNPIICTLKMKSNQ; this comes from the coding sequence ATGATCAAGCAACTTAAGACCATAACGGTAAACCTTATCGCAGGCGCCAATGTGGCTACTGTACTGCTGATGATACTGGCGGGCTATGCCGACCGTATCAATCCTGTAGAGCACCCCATGCTTTCGTGTATGGGTATGGCTTTCCCTGGCTTCCTGATTGCCAACCTGCTATTTCTGTTCTTTTGGTTGACATTTAAATGGAAGAAGGCCTGGATCCCTGTCGTAGGCTATGTGATAGTATATGGCCCTATCACGCTCTATATGCCGCTACACATCTCGCAAACGCCCCCAGAAGGCACCATCAAGCTGATATCCTACAACGTATGTCAGTATGGCGGCAACTACAAATATGAGCAAGGCTTTGAGAAGGTACATGAATACCTGACAGAGCAGGATGCCGATATTGTTTGCTTACAGGAAGATGTCGATACCTGGCGCAGATATGTGAAACAATGGTACGAGAAAATCTACCCTTATAACGATACCACCATCTTTAACCCTCAGGATGCCTGCATCAATGGTGTTGGTATCCATACTAAGTACCCGATTATCAGGAAGGAACGTATCCCCTACGAGTCGTCAGGCAATGGTTCTGTAGCCTACTTCCTCCAAGTGGGTAACGACACCGTACTGGTGATTAACAACCACTTAGAAGGTACACATCTTTCGAACGAAGACCGTGATAAATACAAACAGATGATTAGCGGTAAAATGAAGAAATACACCGCTAAGGCCGAAACGCTGTTCCTTATCGAGAAATTAGGCAAATACGCCGCCAAACGAGCACCTGAAGCCGAAGCTGTCCACGACTATATCGAGGCACACCGACATTACCCGATTATCGTGTGTGGCGACTTTAACGACAACCCCATTTCGTACTCGCGCCGTACCATCGCACAGGGGTTGACAGACTGCTACCAGGAGACCGGAAAAGGCATCGGTTTGTCATATAATCAGAAAGGTTTCTTTGTACGTATCGACCATATTTTAGTATCCGACCACTTTGAACCCTATAACTGCCATATTGATAGTAAAATGGACGCAAGTGACCATAATCCTATCATCTGCACCCTAAAAATGAAAAGTAATCAATAA
- the secDF gene encoding protein translocase subunit SecDF → MQNKGIVKFIAVLLILVCCFYLSFSFVTRHYESKAAAMGEEAGAEYLDSINNEKVYMGIYSLKQCREMEIGLGLDLKGGMNVILEVSVPDVVDVLADHKTDAAYKKAMELAKKEEETSQNDFISLFVKYWKQEGNGRPLAAIFATQQMKGKVSTSSTDSQVEAALRTEVQSAVDNSFNVVRNRIDKFGVVQPNIQKLEGQSGRIMVEMPGIKEPERVRKLLQGSANLEFWETYNSQEVTPLLAQLNQRWAAQGGVDVADTTAVDSAATAAVADSAKTATGDLAAKLAKKDSKDNKAVEMAKKQNPLFSIFQPTQGNTLAVVGYANARDTAEINKMIYSDLAGRIFPAELKLRWGATPEDFGGQNTKGDIFELYALKVTEPSGRAPLEGDVITGAKDDFDQMGHPSVSMQMNSDGARRWSQITKQNIGKAVAIVLDDAVYSAPRILTQIDGGNSQITGNFTIEATKDLANTLNSGKMPAPTRIVQEEVVGPSLGAQSIQQGIISFVVAFVLLMIYMIMLYGFVPGLLSDIALLFNLFFTLGILTSFQAALTMPGIAGIVLTLGTAVDANVLIYERIKEELKKGLGVKEALNKGYSNAFSAIFDSNFTSLITGIILLYFGTGPVKGFATTWIIGIVISFFTAVYLTRVVYDAMLSKDKWTNLTFVTGYSKNLMQNAKYNFMGAYKKTYALWAAVAVVCIGSFFVRGLSQSIDFTGGRNYVVTLDKQTPVEEVRKAMAGAFINTIGEKANQEANTSVIALGTDGKTVRISTNWDIESNNPEVDDKAENILFAALKKAGLVSQENVEAFKNPDVREGGSIISSAKVGPSVAKDITHGAIISVCIALIAIFLYILLRFRNLAFSVGAVVALALDALLVIGVYSLCWGWVPMSLEIDQVFIGAILTVIGYSINDKVVVFDRIRENLGLYGKRDRQQLFNDSLNQTLARTINTSVTTLIVLLAIFILGGDSIRSFSLAMILGVVFGTLSSLFIAAPTAFLWMGRTIKEDDVEVAENK, encoded by the coding sequence ATGCAAAACAAAGGAATTGTAAAATTTATCGCAGTGCTTCTGATTCTCGTGTGCTGCTTCTACCTTTCCTTCTCGTTCGTAACACGCCACTACGAAAGTAAGGCTGCTGCTATGGGCGAAGAGGCAGGTGCGGAGTACCTCGATTCAATCAACAACGAGAAGGTGTACATGGGTATCTATTCTCTGAAGCAGTGCCGTGAGATGGAGATTGGCCTGGGTCTTGACCTGAAAGGCGGTATGAACGTTATTCTTGAGGTATCAGTACCTGATGTGGTTGACGTATTGGCCGACCACAAGACTGACGCTGCCTACAAGAAGGCCATGGAGCTGGCTAAGAAGGAAGAGGAGACCAGTCAGAACGACTTCATCTCTCTGTTCGTGAAGTATTGGAAACAGGAGGGCAACGGTCGTCCACTTGCTGCTATCTTTGCTACCCAGCAGATGAAGGGCAAGGTTAGCACATCATCTACCGACTCACAGGTAGAGGCTGCGCTGCGTACCGAGGTACAGAGTGCCGTTGATAACTCATTCAATGTAGTTCGTAACCGTATCGATAAGTTCGGCGTTGTTCAGCCAAACATCCAGAAGCTCGAAGGCCAGAGCGGTCGTATCATGGTAGAAATGCCTGGTATCAAGGAGCCAGAGCGTGTACGTAAGTTGCTCCAGGGTTCAGCTAACCTTGAGTTCTGGGAGACCTACAACTCACAGGAGGTTACTCCTCTGCTGGCTCAGCTTAACCAGCGTTGGGCTGCTCAGGGTGGTGTTGACGTAGCCGACACAACTGCTGTTGACAGCGCCGCTACTGCTGCTGTTGCCGATAGCGCTAAGACTGCTACAGGCGACCTGGCTGCTAAACTGGCTAAGAAGGACAGCAAGGACAACAAGGCTGTTGAGATGGCTAAGAAACAGAATCCTCTGTTCTCTATCTTCCAGCCTACACAGGGTAACACCCTCGCTGTAGTTGGTTATGCTAACGCTCGCGATACTGCCGAGATTAACAAGATGATCTACTCTGACCTCGCTGGTCGTATCTTCCCTGCTGAGCTGAAGCTCCGTTGGGGTGCTACACCTGAGGACTTCGGAGGCCAGAATACTAAGGGCGACATCTTCGAGCTCTATGCTCTGAAGGTTACTGAGCCTTCAGGTCGTGCTCCACTGGAGGGTGATGTTATCACCGGTGCCAAGGACGACTTCGACCAGATGGGTCACCCCTCTGTATCAATGCAGATGAACTCTGACGGTGCTCGTCGTTGGAGCCAGATTACCAAGCAGAACATCGGTAAGGCTGTAGCTATCGTGCTCGACGATGCCGTTTACTCTGCTCCACGTATCCTTACTCAGATTGACGGTGGTAACTCTCAGATTACTGGTAACTTCACCATCGAGGCTACTAAGGACTTGGCTAACACACTGAACTCAGGTAAGATGCCTGCTCCTACCCGTATCGTACAGGAGGAGGTTGTAGGTCCTTCACTGGGTGCTCAGTCAATCCAGCAGGGTATTATCTCATTCGTAGTAGCTTTCGTACTGCTGATGATCTACATGATCATGCTTTACGGCTTTGTACCAGGTCTCCTCTCGGATATCGCTCTGCTGTTCAACCTGTTCTTCACACTGGGTATCCTTACCTCGTTCCAGGCCGCTCTTACAATGCCTGGTATCGCCGGTATCGTACTGACTCTGGGTACCGCTGTAGATGCTAACGTGCTTATCTACGAGCGTATCAAGGAGGAGCTGAAGAAGGGTCTTGGTGTAAAGGAGGCTCTGAACAAGGGTTACTCTAACGCTTTCAGCGCTATCTTCGACTCTAACTTCACTTCATTGATTACCGGTATCATCCTGCTCTACTTCGGTACAGGTCCTGTTAAGGGCTTCGCTACCACATGGATCATTGGTATCGTTATCTCATTCTTCACAGCCGTTTACCTCACTCGTGTAGTTTACGATGCTATGCTGTCAAAGGATAAGTGGACTAACCTCACCTTCGTAACAGGTTACTCTAAGAACCTGATGCAGAACGCTAAGTACAACTTCATGGGCGCTTACAAGAAGACCTATGCTCTCTGGGCTGCTGTAGCAGTAGTTTGCATTGGTTCGTTCTTTGTTCGTGGTTTGAGCCAGAGCATCGACTTCACTGGTGGTCGTAACTACGTTGTAACACTCGACAAGCAGACTCCAGTTGAGGAGGTTCGTAAGGCTATGGCAGGTGCATTCATCAACACTATCGGCGAGAAGGCTAACCAGGAGGCTAACACCTCTGTTATCGCTCTGGGTACTGACGGTAAGACTGTTCGTATCTCTACAAACTGGGATATCGAGTCAAACAATCCTGAGGTTGACGACAAGGCTGAGAACATCCTGTTCGCTGCCCTGAAGAAGGCTGGTCTCGTAAGTCAGGAGAACGTTGAGGCATTCAAGAATCCTGATGTTCGCGAGGGTGGTTCAATCATCAGCTCTGCTAAGGTAGGTCCTTCAGTTGCTAAGGATATCACACATGGTGCTATCATCAGCGTATGTATCGCTCTGATTGCTATCTTCCTCTACATCCTGCTGCGTTTCCGCAACCTCGCCTTCTCTGTAGGTGCTGTTGTGGCTCTGGCTCTCGACGCTCTGCTCGTAATTGGTGTTTACTCACTGTGCTGGGGTTGGGTTCCAATGTCGCTCGAGATCGACCAGGTATTCATCGGTGCTATCCTGACCGTTATCGGTTACTCTATCAACGATAAGGTGGTAGTATTCGACCGTATCCGTGAGAACCTCGGTCTGTATGGCAAGCGCGACCGTCAGCAGTTGTTCAACGACTCACTGAACCAGACACTGGCTCGTACCATCAACACCTCTGTAACCACACTGATCGTGCTGTTGGCTATCTTCATCCTTGGTGGTGATAGCATCCGCTCGTTCTCTCTGGCTATGATCCTGGGTGTTGTATTCGGTACTCTGAGTTCGCTCTTCATCGCCGCTCCTACAGCCTTCCTTTGGATGGGCCGTACTATCAAGGAGGACGACGTTGAGGTTGCTGAGAACAAGTAA
- a CDS encoding family 43 glycosylhydrolase produces the protein MKVIVTILASLCIASMHAADFNIKSYGAQNDTTVLSTHALQQAIDACSAAGGGRVVVPAGIYKIGTIQLKSHVHLYLEQGATLYGSTRLEDYIPMKSDYLSLRTQTTTIQLIYADGVQDVSIDGFGTIDGRGRAFKKLSWNDEGITRPHLIRFIQSQDILVRGITLRNSGCWMQHYLACDRLNIDGIKVFNRNNYNNDALDIDGCHEVIVRGMIADSDDDGITLKSTSPRLCENVRISDCVVSSHCNAVKLGTETNGGFRNINISGIVVKPSYNQQEKFFGQWIGSSAISLEIVDGGVLENVNIADFTVEGTESPIFVRLGNRGRGYKTGQHIDYVGSIDGVRINNIQIRNAGSMGCSITGLPGYPVRNVWISNVSIHHKGGVKKDQLTEIADSIANEKAADYPEATMWGNLPAKGFFVRHARNVQFSNIHVSTVDEDVRPDFVEVDTEGWGDQGDGTYRNPVLNADFSDPDVIRVGNKFYMVASDFHFMGMQVLESDDMVNWRYISQIYRRFNEPGWDANLHYAGGSWAPSIRYHSGLFYVYFCTPDEGLYMSTASNPAGPWAPLHLVKRVAKWEDPCPFWDEDGQAYIGRSQHGAGPIIVHRMSADGKTLLDEGKTVYEGPIAEGTKFMKRNGWYYLIIPEGGVGTGWQTVLRARNIYGPYERRIVLEQGSTGVNGPHQGALVDAPDGSWWFYHFQETPVLGRVVHLQPARWEADWPVIGVDYDKNGIGEPVAAWKKPVSSVGTAGFQTCDDFNDALGLHWQWNHNPVDTHWNLTDRKGWLTLKAMPADSLKMVRNMLTQKVVGYQSESTTKVSIKGDSYAGLFCSGKLFCGVGLCKDGVFIEFGGRRKLIAKGSYQEVWFKVTNDCEQNRHLFYYSIDGEHYQPAGSAFAMSGGYWKGIRVGLFNYIPTGETSAKSQTSSYAQFDYFNQKFAQ, from the coding sequence ATGAAAGTAATTGTAACTATTCTGGCGTCTTTGTGTATTGCATCGATGCACGCAGCCGACTTTAACATTAAAAGTTATGGTGCCCAAAACGACACCACAGTACTCTCTACGCATGCTTTACAACAGGCCATCGACGCTTGCTCTGCTGCAGGTGGTGGTCGTGTGGTGGTGCCTGCTGGTATTTATAAGATTGGTACCATACAACTAAAGAGTCATGTACACTTGTATTTGGAACAAGGAGCCACGCTCTATGGTAGTACCCGATTAGAGGATTATATACCGATGAAATCGGACTATTTGTCGCTTCGAACACAAACTACCACCATCCAATTGATTTATGCCGATGGTGTGCAGGATGTGTCGATCGATGGCTTTGGTACCATAGATGGTCGTGGACGGGCCTTTAAGAAACTTTCGTGGAACGATGAGGGTATCACCCGTCCGCATTTGATTCGCTTTATCCAGAGTCAGGACATCCTGGTGCGTGGTATCACCTTGCGTAATTCGGGCTGCTGGATGCAGCACTACTTGGCTTGCGACCGCTTGAATATCGATGGAATCAAGGTTTTTAATCGTAATAACTATAATAACGATGCGCTGGATATCGACGGCTGCCATGAGGTGATTGTGCGTGGTATGATAGCTGATAGCGACGACGATGGTATTACACTGAAGAGCACCTCGCCTCGTCTTTGCGAAAACGTGCGTATCAGCGATTGTGTGGTATCGAGTCATTGTAATGCCGTTAAACTCGGTACTGAGACCAATGGCGGTTTCCGTAATATCAATATCAGTGGTATCGTGGTAAAGCCCAGTTACAATCAGCAGGAAAAGTTCTTCGGACAGTGGATTGGCTCGTCGGCCATCTCGCTTGAGATAGTGGATGGCGGTGTGCTCGAGAATGTGAATATTGCTGATTTCACCGTCGAAGGTACCGAGTCGCCTATCTTTGTGCGTTTGGGCAATCGTGGACGTGGCTACAAAACTGGACAGCATATCGATTATGTAGGTTCGATTGATGGTGTACGCATCAATAATATTCAAATCCGAAATGCCGGTTCTATGGGCTGTTCGATTACAGGTCTGCCAGGCTATCCTGTTCGTAATGTATGGATATCTAATGTGTCTATACATCATAAGGGAGGGGTGAAGAAGGATCAGTTGACAGAAATTGCCGATTCCATCGCTAATGAGAAGGCTGCTGATTATCCTGAGGCCACCATGTGGGGTAATCTGCCGGCAAAAGGTTTCTTTGTGCGTCATGCCCGTAACGTACAGTTCTCTAATATCCATGTATCTACTGTTGATGAGGATGTTCGCCCTGATTTTGTGGAAGTAGATACCGAGGGATGGGGCGATCAGGGTGACGGAACGTATCGTAATCCTGTGCTGAATGCTGATTTTTCCGATCCTGATGTGATTCGTGTGGGCAACAAGTTCTATATGGTGGCTTCTGATTTCCACTTTATGGGTATGCAGGTGCTGGAGAGCGACGATATGGTGAACTGGCGTTATATCTCCCAGATTTATCGCCGTTTTAACGAGCCTGGCTGGGATGCCAACCTGCATTATGCTGGTGGCTCGTGGGCACCTAGTATCCGTTATCACAGCGGCTTGTTCTATGTATATTTCTGTACACCCGATGAAGGTCTATATATGTCAACCGCCAGCAATCCTGCGGGCCCATGGGCGCCGCTGCATCTTGTAAAGCGTGTGGCTAAGTGGGAAGACCCTTGCCCGTTCTGGGATGAAGACGGACAGGCTTATATAGGGCGTAGTCAGCATGGTGCAGGTCCAATCATTGTGCATCGTATGTCGGCCGATGGCAAAACACTGCTCGATGAGGGTAAAACGGTGTATGAAGGACCTATTGCCGAGGGAACTAAGTTTATGAAACGTAATGGCTGGTATTACCTTATTATTCCCGAGGGTGGTGTCGGCACAGGTTGGCAGACTGTTTTGCGTGCTCGCAATATCTATGGCCCTTACGAGCGTCGTATCGTGTTAGAACAGGGTTCAACTGGCGTTAACGGCCCTCACCAAGGTGCGTTGGTAGATGCACCAGATGGCTCCTGGTGGTTCTATCATTTCCAGGAGACACCAGTACTAGGGCGCGTGGTTCATCTGCAGCCTGCCCGTTGGGAAGCTGATTGGCCTGTGATAGGTGTCGATTATGATAAGAACGGTATAGGCGAACCTGTGGCTGCTTGGAAAAAGCCTGTTTCTTCGGTAGGAACTGCTGGTTTCCAGACCTGTGACGACTTTAATGATGCATTAGGACTGCATTGGCAATGGAATCATAATCCGGTTGATACACATTGGAATCTCACTGATCGTAAAGGCTGGCTCACACTCAAAGCCATGCCTGCCGATAGCTTGAAAATGGTCCGTAATATGCTTACTCAGAAGGTGGTTGGCTATCAGAGTGAGAGCACAACCAAAGTAAGCATTAAAGGCGACAGTTATGCAGGACTTTTCTGCTCAGGTAAGTTGTTCTGTGGGGTAGGATTGTGTAAAGATGGTGTGTTTATCGAGTTTGGTGGACGGCGTAAGCTTATCGCCAAGGGTAGCTATCAGGAAGTATGGTTCAAGGTAACTAATGATTGCGAGCAGAATCGCCACCTATTTTATTATAGTATAGATGGAGAGCATTATCAGCCTGCGGGCTCGGCATTCGCCATGAGTGGTGGTTATTGGAAAGGTATCCGGGTGGGACTGTTTAACTACATTCCTACAGGCGAAACGTCTGCTAAGAGCCAGACATCTTCGTATGCTCAATTCGACTATTTCAATCAAAAATTCGCCCAATAG
- a CDS encoding MalY/PatB family protein, with amino-acid sequence MKYDFDELVERRGTGCVKWDAEAPRSTGGWLPPGGNSEFKEIIPLWVADMDFKAAPAILEAVRKRAEHGVFGYAVVEDDYYEAVISWFQRRHDWTIHREEILYTTGVVPAMSVAIKALTMPGEKVLILSPDYNCFFSSVRNNGCEVLETALKRVGDTFEVDWQDFEAKCADEKTTVFLLCNPHNPTGRVWTKAELMQMNDICLKYGVKVVSDEIHCELMMPGYQFQPFAAVNEACRQNSVILNSPSKSFNIAGLQAANIICSQPAWRRRLDRAININEVCDLNPFGPVALKAAYNESEDWIDELNQYLWGNYQLLCEFVAENIPQWKVCKLEGTYLPWVDISAMNITSQALCDKLLDEAKVWLNPGTMYGPQTGEGYVRFNIATQRSRLKEALERIKDALG; translated from the coding sequence ATGAAATACGATTTTGACGAATTGGTAGAACGTCGTGGAACGGGATGCGTAAAGTGGGATGCAGAAGCCCCACGTTCAACGGGGGGCTGGCTTCCGCCAGGGGGCAATTCCGAGTTTAAGGAAATAATTCCTCTTTGGGTGGCCGATATGGACTTTAAGGCTGCCCCGGCTATTCTGGAGGCCGTTCGTAAGCGTGCCGAGCACGGTGTGTTTGGTTATGCTGTAGTTGAGGATGATTACTACGAGGCTGTTATCTCGTGGTTCCAGCGACGCCACGATTGGACTATCCATCGCGAAGAAATTCTCTATACCACAGGTGTTGTTCCTGCCATGAGTGTGGCCATAAAGGCACTCACCATGCCAGGCGAGAAGGTGCTGATTCTTTCGCCCGATTACAATTGTTTCTTCTCGTCAGTCCGTAACAACGGCTGCGAGGTGCTTGAAACAGCCTTGAAGCGTGTTGGTGATACCTTCGAGGTTGACTGGCAGGACTTTGAGGCCAAATGTGCCGATGAGAAGACTACCGTTTTCCTGCTTTGCAATCCTCATAACCCCACAGGACGTGTGTGGACTAAGGCCGAGCTGATGCAGATGAACGATATCTGCTTGAAGTATGGTGTAAAAGTGGTTAGCGATGAGATTCACTGCGAACTGATGATGCCAGGCTATCAATTCCAGCCGTTTGCGGCTGTGAACGAGGCTTGTCGTCAGAATAGTGTTATCCTTAATTCGCCTTCTAAGTCGTTTAATATTGCCGGTTTGCAGGCAGCAAACATCATTTGTTCGCAGCCTGCATGGCGCCGCCGATTGGATCGTGCTATCAATATCAACGAGGTGTGCGACTTGAATCCCTTTGGTCCTGTGGCGCTGAAAGCTGCCTATAACGAAAGCGAAGACTGGATAGATGAACTGAACCAGTACCTCTGGGGAAACTATCAGCTGCTTTGCGAGTTTGTAGCAGAAAACATCCCCCAGTGGAAGGTTTGCAAATTGGAGGGCACCTATCTGCCCTGGGTAGATATCTCGGCCATGAATATCACGTCGCAGGCCCTATGCGATAAACTGCTTGATGAGGCTAAGGTATGGCTTAATCCTGGCACGATGTACGGACCTCAGACGGGCGAGGGCTATGTGCGCTTTAACATAGCTACCCAGCGTTCACGCCTGAAAGAAGCCTTGGAAAGAATAAAGGATGCACTCGGTTGA